Part of the Caulifigura coniformis genome, GACGACCATCGCCGCCCATCTCGACCACGTCCTCTACGGCCTGACTCTTCTCAACCGCTGGGCCGACGGCGAGGAGAACCCCTGGGCGACCGCCGACTGGTCGGCGAGCTGGAAGCGGACCGTCGTGAACGAGGCGCAATGGAAAGACCTGTGCGGCCGGTTCCGGGACGGAGCGGCCCGGTGGAAGAAGACGGTCGCCACACGAACCGACTGGAATCCTCTGACGGCCTGCGGAGCAATCGCCAGCTGCGCCCATACCGCATACCACCTCGGCGCGATCCGGCAGATCCTCGCGGCCATGAACGCGAATACCGCTCCAACGTAGTCGTACCGCCCTCCGCCCCCGGGCAATCCGCGCCGTCAGCGGTAGAGGTCGCCACGATGCGCATATGCGTCGAAAGCGTCCAGCAGGCCGACCGGCGCATCGTCCGGCCGCGTGAAGACGCGTGTGCACGAGTTGCATCGATAACGGTACGGTTCGTACTGCAGCGGAGCATGCTGGATGTCGCCACTGTGGCAATGCACACACTGCGGCAGGCAGGCCGCGAGCGCGGAGTACGCCGCCAGGCAGGCAAAGGCGGTGATCGGCAGCATCAGCCCTGACAGAACTCGTTTCACGTGTGGCCCCCACGCTTCCGGATCCGACGCCAGCCAAACAAACGCACGGCAATGGCAACCTGAATTTAACCGCGAGCTGGCGCGTTTGCACCGCCAAATTCCGGCGGGCAATCAGGCCTCATAACACTGGAGCCACGCTCGCCGCGGGCCTGTGCTCGTCCCGTCCGCAGCCAGCGTCAGTCCACGGCGCTGAACCGAACGTCATTCCCCTCCAGGGAGGCCGTGAGACGTTGTCGTTCACCGGGAGCCAGACGCGCGAACCGGATCACCGGACGCAGCGCGGGAACGCCGGCAGCCTTCCCGCGCTGCCATTTCGACCAACGAATCGACGCTCGCCTTGACAGGCAAGTCACCACTTGCCTATCGTAAGCCTTGTGGCTGATCTGTTTGAAGCCCTGGTCGCTCCGGCACGACGCGCAATTCTCGACGAGTTGTGCGAGCGCGATGGGCAGACCCTGTTCGAGATCTGTGCTCGACTGGCAATGAAGCATGGGCTCAATCACACCCGCCAGGCCATCTCCCAGCACCTCGATGTGCTCGAAGCTGCCGGCCTGATCAGCACACGCCGTGAAGGGCGGTACAAGTTTCACGACCTCAAC contains:
- a CDS encoding DinB family protein; translated protein: MSTDAIFRSSLSTLLVEIFDGPPGAEAFILNPKDPGLARQMESISAETASTRPMPGQTTIAAHLDHVLYGLTLLNRWADGEENPWATADWSASWKRTVVNEAQWKDLCGRFRDGAARWKKTVATRTDWNPLTACGAIASCAHTAYHLGAIRQILAAMNANTAPT
- a CDS encoding ArsR/SmtB family transcription factor; this encodes MADLFEALVAPARRAILDELCERDGQTLFEICARLAMKHGLNHTRQAISQHLDVLEAAGLISTRREGRYKFHDLNKAPLSAIVDRWLKPGRKGEGS